The DNA window ATGGTTACCATGATCATAGATAACCCTCTGATGGGAATATACCTTGAAAGACCCAACAGGTTCACCATGGCTGTTGATGTTGGTGGTGAAAGGAAGCTGGCCCACCTTAAGGATCCTGGTAGGCTCAAGGAGCTCCTTATACCTGGAAATGAGGTCCTAATTAGGAAAGCCGCTGGAAAGGAAAGGAAAACCGAATTTGATGTCATAGCACTCAGAAGGGGGGATGAATGGGTCCTTGTGAATTCCGGTTTCCACAGTGACATCGCCGCCAGCCTTATAAAATCAGGCCTTATTGAAGAATTTCATGGTTTCGCGGTGAAGAAAAGGGAGTACAGATTCGGGAGAAGCAGAATTGACTTTCTTCTGGCATCAGAGTCTGAAGAAATGCTTGTTGAGGTTAAGGGCTGTACCCTTGTAAATGGTGAGGTGGCACTCTTCCCTGATGCCCCCACACTGAGGGGAAGGCGGCATGTTGAGGAGCTTGCATCTGCACTCTCCATGGGCTATAATAGCAGCGTTCTTTTCCTGGTTTTTGGTGAGAATGCACGTTTTTTCTCTCCAAATATTGAAATGGACCCTGAATTCTCATATGCGCTTAAAGAAGCCCATGATAAAGGTGTGAATGTGATAGCATATTCCTTCCGCACTGTTCTTGACTGTTCTGTGCTTGTTGAGCCCGTAAGGCGGATCCCCCTTATATGGCCATAAGTCCTGTGATCATGAGCCTATGTATTCAATCAGGCGATCTATCTCATGGGTTTTCCCTATCCCCAGAATTATATCGCCTTTCTGGAATACGTAATCCCTGGGTGGGTCTATTATGAGTTCGTCGCCCCGTCCCACACCAATTACTATCACACCTGTCCTCTCATGGATGTCTGCATCAAGGACTGAAATGCCCTCAATGGGACTTTTTGGGGGCACCGGGACTTCAACCATCCTCCTTGTGGATCCCTCTGCAAGGACGTCCTGTACAAACATGGCCTCATAGCCATCATCAATGCTTTTTGACATAAGCCTACCAGATATAACAAATGGCGAGATGACCTGGTCGGCCCCGGCCATCCTGATCTGCTCGATGTTCTCATAGCGTTCGGCCTCGGCTATTATCCTCACATTGGAGTCGATTTTCCTTATCCCCAGTATGCAGTGTATGGTCTCTGAATCAGACCCCATGTCCACTATAACCGCCCTTGCACCCCTTACATTGGCCTTTTCAAGGTCAGATATCCTTGTTGGGTCTCCATGTACAAAGTTGGCACCATTCTTGAGGACCGTCTTCCTGACACCCTCATCCTCAGCGAGCACAAAGACCTCGCTTCCGCCCAGCTCCCTCAGGCACTCGAGTGTGCTCTCACTCCAGCCACATATAACCACATGTTTTGATTTAACCACGTCTATCAGCCCCATAAGCCTCATCTGCTGTCTCTTTATCAGGAGTTCAAGCAGTGTTTCAACTGCAATGGCAAATGTCCCTATACCCAGGACTATGAGGGTCACGGTGAAGTACATCCCCAGTGGTGTTGAGGGACTGTAGTCCCCGTAGCCCACGGTCCCTATGGTCACGAAGGTCCAGTAGAATGATACCGTCCATGATTCACCTTCAATGAAGTGGAATCCGAGAGTTCCGTAGGCGATGACCACCACTGCAAGGAGGAATATCCGTGCAGCAGGGACCCTCATAACCCGGGGGAGGTGTTTCCTTATTATCTCAATTATGAGCACCATTTCCATTACCCTGCCCGGTTATGGGGATCCGCGCCTTGTGAAGAATATGTATGCCAGGACCACGGCAACAATCAGGACAATCACAATAGCTGCAAGAAGCCACCAGCCGCCAGAGCCCCCCTCATCGTCATCATCATCGTCAAGATCGGTTTTGAGCTTCTTTGATGAACCCTTAAATCCACTGAATCCTCCCTTACCCTTGATTGTGGGTTTCACGGAATCTAAGTCCTGTGCAGCGCATGCTTCAAGGGCGCCGGCAAGAAATACCATCAAAAGCATAAGTGCAATCCATCTCATTCAGGCACCTCCTCTGGGATACATTTCTAATTTGCATTATTAAAAAATTTCTGAAATAGTCTGGTCAGCTCAGGATTAAGTTTCCGGTCTCATCTCTGAGAAAAATATCTGATCATCTCAGCCTCCTCTGGATTGACTTCCTCGCCTCATCTGTAAGAAAAACCAGTGGCGCGAAAAGGATGATCATCAGCCATTCAACCGGTTTCAGTGGCTGTGTTCCGAAAACCGGCTGCAATGGGGGCAGATATATGACCATCAGCATCACGATGATGGCGAATATCATGCCCGCAGGTATCCACCTGTTCCTCAGAAGCCCCACCTTCAGTGCTGAGGAGCGGGTGGTCTGTGATGAGAGGAGATTGCCCATCTGGGCCATCACTATACCTGCAAAGACCACAGTGGTGGCCCTCATGTATAGGGGGTCATCCGCCGGGAGGCTCTGACCTGGCACCCATCCTCCAGCTGAGAGCACAAGGAAGTATGCCATCATCACAAGGAATGCCTCAATGGATCCCGTGAAGAGGTACCCCCTGAGGAGGACCTCAAGGTTAAGTAGTCTCTCCCTGACCGGTCTTGGTGGCCTCTGCATCACATCGGATTCAGGTGGGGATCTTCCCAGGGCAAGGGCAGGCAGCGTATCGGTACCAAGGTCTATTGCAAGTATCTGCATTATTGTTATGGGGAGGGGTATCCCGAAGAGCACCATGAGGATGAATGGGACTATCTCTGCGGTTTCATGTGAAAATATGTAGGTTATGAATTTCCTTATGTTCTCATATACCGTCCTGCCCTCCCTCACCGCAGTTACAATGCTTGCAAAGTTGTCATCTGCGAGTACTATGTCAGCGGCCTCCTTTGCAACGTCGGTGTCGCTACCCATTGCAACGCCAATATCAGCCTTTCTGAGGGCCGGGGCATCATTCACCCCATCGCCTGTCATTGCAACTATCTCCTCGGCATCCTCAAGAACGGAGGCTATCCTCATCTTGTGTTCAGGGACTGCCCTTGCAAATATTATGTTCTCCTCCTCAGAGAGTATCCTTAGAAGTTCTGGGTCTCCCATTTCATCCAGTTCCTTTCCCTTTATCACCCTGTAGCTGTCGCCCTCTATTATTCCAAGTTCAGCTGCTATTGCTGCGGCGGTGAGACCATAATCCCCTGTTATCATTATTATCCTTATACCTGCAGTTCTGCACTGCCTCACAGCCTCCTTCACACCCTCCCTGGGCGGGTCATACATTGCAGCCATTCCGACCAGTGTCAGTTCCCTTTCAACGTTCTCCGGCGTGTAATCCTCGAGGTCCTCTGGAAGTTCTCTGTAAGCGAATGCAAGTACTCTGAGGCCCTCAGAAGCCATTCTGTCATGTATATCTATGATGTTCCTTTTTTCATCATCATCCAGTGGTCTGGGTATTCCATCCACTGATATCCTCTCTGATAAATCTATTATCTTCTTGGGGGCACCCTTGACGTAGGCCACTCTTTTACCTGATTTTTCATGGATGGATGTCATTGACTTTCTCTTTGAATCAAAGGGGAGCTCAATTATCCTGGGCATCCTCTCAAGTTCCCCCTCAAGGTCAAAGCCTATCTTCTCTGCAGCCACGAGAAGCGCGCCCTCCGTTGTGTCCCCAATCACATGCCAGCCCCTTTCGTCTCTTACAAGTTTTGCGTCGTTGCAGAATGACGCGGCCCTCATCAGGAGCCTTATCTCCCTTACCTCCCTGTGGGTTACAGTTTTTCCATTGCAGAGGAATTCACCCTCTGGATTGTAGCCTGAACCTGTGACCTCCACGACCCTGTAGGGTATCCATATCTTCCTTACTGTCATCTCACCCCTTGTCAGGGTCCCGGTCTTATCTGTGCAGATTATTGTTGTGGATCCCAGGGTCTCTACACTGGAGAGCCTCTTCACAAGGGCGTTCTCCAGGGCCATCTTCCTTGCTGATGCTGCAAGCGCCAGGGTTACGCTTGGTAGAAGACCTTCAGGTACATTTGCAACCATGAGTCCTATTGCAAAGATCATTGCAGTCTCAAGGGGGAGTTTGACGATGTAGAGGTTGACTGCGAAAAGAACTATGCCCATTGAAACTGCTAGAATGCTTATGATACCTGCAGCGCGGGATATCTGCCTCTGAAGGGGGCTTGGCTCCTCCCTTACCTCCTGTGTGAGGGATGCTATCCTGCTGAATTCTGTATCCCCCCCTGTTGCGAATACTATGGCCTTCCCTGTCCCTGATACCACCTGTGTACCTGCAAATACGATGTTATCGATATCTATATAATTTTCAAATTTTTTAACTGGATGTGATATCTTTCTGACCGGCTTTGATTCCCCTGTGAGCGTGGATGCATCGATCTTGAGCTGGCTGGATTCAACTAGCCTTGCATCTGCGGGGACAGTGTCCCCCTCCTCCAGAAGGATCAGGTCACCGGGGACCACCTCAGCTGCCTGGATCACAGTTTCATCTGAACCCCTCATAACCTTAACCATGACCGGGAGAATATCCCGGAGGGCCTCTGCAGCCTTCTCTGCCTCGTATTCCTGCCAGAAACTGAAAACCGCGTTTATGATTATTACAAGTATGATTGCAACCGCCAGCTGATTGTTGCCTGTGATGAGTGATAATATCGCTGATATCCAGAGGAGGATCGCCAGGACATTGTAAAGGTTGGAGAGAAAGAGAAGTATGTGTGGTTTACCCCTGAATTCCTCGAGTTGGTTGGGGCCATATTTCTTAAGGCGCCTTTCAGCCTCAGGGGGGTCAAGGCTCGCTGGTGAAGTCTCAAGCCTCCTGAAAACCTCTTCCTCGTGAAGCTCATGTATATCATCCATTGCCTTC is part of the Methanothermobacter sp. K4 genome and encodes:
- the sfsA gene encoding DNA/RNA nuclease SfsA: MIIDNPLMGIYLERPNRFTMAVDVGGERKLAHLKDPGRLKELLIPGNEVLIRKAAGKERKTEFDVIALRRGDEWVLVNSGFHSDIAASLIKSGLIEEFHGFAVKKREYRFGRSRIDFLLASESEEMLVEVKGCTLVNGEVALFPDAPTLRGRRHVEELASALSMGYNSSVLFLVFGENARFFSPNIEMDPEFSYALKEAHDKGVNVIAYSFRTVLDCSVLVEPVRRIPLIWP
- a CDS encoding TrkA family potassium uptake protein — its product is MVLIIEIIRKHLPRVMRVPAARIFLLAVVVIAYGTLGFHFIEGESWTVSFYWTFVTIGTVGYGDYSPSTPLGMYFTVTLIVLGIGTFAIAVETLLELLIKRQQMRLMGLIDVVKSKHVVICGWSESTLECLRELGGSEVFVLAEDEGVRKTVLKNGANFVHGDPTRISDLEKANVRGARAVIVDMGSDSETIHCILGIRKIDSNVRIIAEAERYENIEQIRMAGADQVISPFVISGRLMSKSIDDGYEAMFVQDVLAEGSTRRMVEVPVPPKSPIEGISVLDADIHERTGVIVIGVGRGDELIIDPPRDYVFQKGDIILGIGKTHEIDRLIEYIGS
- a CDS encoding cation-transporting P-type ATPase is translated as MDDIHELHEEEVFRRLETSPASLDPPEAERRLKKYGPNQLEEFRGKPHILLFLSNLYNVLAILLWISAILSLITGNNQLAVAIILVIIINAVFSFWQEYEAEKAAEALRDILPVMVKVMRGSDETVIQAAEVVPGDLILLEEGDTVPADARLVESSQLKIDASTLTGESKPVRKISHPVKKFENYIDIDNIVFAGTQVVSGTGKAIVFATGGDTEFSRIASLTQEVREEPSPLQRQISRAAGIISILAVSMGIVLFAVNLYIVKLPLETAMIFAIGLMVANVPEGLLPSVTLALAASARKMALENALVKRLSSVETLGSTTIICTDKTGTLTRGEMTVRKIWIPYRVVEVTGSGYNPEGEFLCNGKTVTHREVREIRLLMRAASFCNDAKLVRDERGWHVIGDTTEGALLVAAEKIGFDLEGELERMPRIIELPFDSKRKSMTSIHEKSGKRVAYVKGAPKKIIDLSERISVDGIPRPLDDDEKRNIIDIHDRMASEGLRVLAFAYRELPEDLEDYTPENVERELTLVGMAAMYDPPREGVKEAVRQCRTAGIRIIMITGDYGLTAAAIAAELGIIEGDSYRVIKGKELDEMGDPELLRILSEEENIIFARAVPEHKMRIASVLEDAEEIVAMTGDGVNDAPALRKADIGVAMGSDTDVAKEAADIVLADDNFASIVTAVREGRTVYENIRKFITYIFSHETAEIVPFILMVLFGIPLPITIMQILAIDLGTDTLPALALGRSPPESDVMQRPPRPVRERLLNLEVLLRGYLFTGSIEAFLVMMAYFLVLSAGGWVPGQSLPADDPLYMRATTVVFAGIVMAQMGNLLSSQTTRSSALKVGLLRNRWIPAGMIFAIIVMLMVIYLPPLQPVFGTQPLKPVEWLMIILFAPLVFLTDEARKSIQRRLR